Proteins from a single region of Nocardioides anomalus:
- a CDS encoding DoxX family protein yields the protein MAISRLLARPMLASMFIVGGLDSVRNARTKAEAARPVTDRVAPLLQRAVPQLPSDPASLVRLNGGVQVAAGLALATGRFPRLSAAVLAASLVPTTAAGHRFWEASDPAQKAQQRVHFFKNVSMLGGLIIASGDTEGQPGVVWRTRRAAKDARREAKVLARSARREAALAKAKVT from the coding sequence ATGGCCATCAGCAGACTGCTCGCGCGCCCGATGCTCGCCTCGATGTTCATCGTGGGGGGCCTGGACTCGGTGCGCAACGCCCGGACCAAGGCCGAGGCCGCGCGTCCGGTGACCGACAGGGTCGCGCCGCTCCTGCAGCGCGCCGTGCCGCAGCTCCCGTCCGACCCCGCCTCGCTGGTCCGGCTCAACGGCGGCGTGCAGGTCGCCGCCGGTCTGGCGCTGGCCACGGGCCGGTTCCCGCGCCTGTCCGCGGCGGTCCTGGCCGCGAGCCTGGTGCCGACCACCGCCGCCGGCCACCGGTTCTGGGAGGCCAGCGACCCGGCGCAGAAGGCGCAGCAGCGGGTGCACTTCTTCAAGAACGTCTCGATGCTCGGCGGCCTGATCATCGCCTCGGGCGACACCGAGGGGCAGCCCGGCGTGGTGTGGCGCACCCGGCGCGCCGCCAAGGACGCCCGCCGCGAGGCCAAGGTGCTGGCCCGCTCCGCCCGGCGGGAGGCGGCCCTCGCCAAGGCCAAGGTCACCTGA